The DNA segment CAAGGGAAGATCCGGATTTTTGCCTGATTTTGTTGTTTCCGTTGACTTTACAATTTTCCGGCGACCTTTTCATGAGGCAAATCGATACAGAGAATTTCTGGCCGGAAATTTGATTTTCCGGCGACCTCTGCTGTTGCTCTTCTCTGCTATTGCTGTTATCGGCGCTTTGTCGGATTTCGGTTTCCTCTACATTTTGTACGTTGCTGAAGGTTTTGAATCAATTTTGAAAAGGAAATTCTCAAAGGTGCACTTCAATTCCATTATGTGTATTTAATCTACTGAATATCTCATGCTTATATTCATGCTTTGTTGTTTGATTGTTTGTCTAGTTAATGAATAACTTTGCTTGTTTAAACTTTCAAATGCATGTTTGGATGGGTTTACGGGATGCTCATGGAATTTTGCTTCAACTACTAATGTTAATTTTTTATTGACTTTAATTACGGATAATGGGCTGTTTGCTTACTTTAGTAATTTGAGTTGACCAACAATTTGATAATCAATTAATTTAGCATTAATAGCCTTTTGGGAGATAGTTAGATTATAAATTGGGTCATTAGAGTTAATAACCAATGAATGGGTCATCTTACTGTTTGCTTGGTTTTCATTTAATACCTGTTGAGCATCTCTTATTGATTTCTTGTTTAATTAGAAAACTTATGAATTCACATGTTAAAAATATTGATTTAAGTTTAGTATATAATCTGTTGAGTTAGGTTTAGTTATACTTAAGGGAGAAAAGATTTGGCAGATGAGTTTTGAAATTAAAAAGACAAAGTGGATTtgaaatttttcattttttggacttGACTAAGCTGAACCATGTCAGGCCCAGTCCAATAAGAGTTACTGTTCAGGTTCACATATTTGGTATAATGCCCCGGAAGCCGGCAAGACATTGCAGATCAGCACGATGTCTACCTCTTAGTTTCTCCCCATTTGCTCGCTCAGTGGCGCAGATTGCTTCAAATAACAAGGTTACACACAAGGTTCCCAACTCCAGATTTCCAGAAAGTAATCTACCTAGCTCTTCAGGTGAAGTGTATTTAATTAAATTCTTGTATATATTGTGTAGTTTCTATCTCATGAATTTTTTTTGAGCAGTGGTCCATTTCATTTTCTAGTTTGATGGTTATATTTCTTGCTTGTTCTGAAGCCGAGTGTTTCCTTCTAGGTAAAAGAATGGAAAAACGCCGACTTGTAGACAAGAGTGAAAATTCTGGTTCTTCGGATTATGAAGAGTCTGATGTAAGACATCCCATTACTCATTGCTGTTAAGTGATTATTAGTATGTGATGTTAGTACATTAACAGCTTCTCCTTCGATTTTGATAGGGCACTGTTCAAGCAGATTTTGAGTTCTTTGATCCAAAACCTAGTGATTTCCATGGAGTGAAAATCCTGCTGCAGACCTACCTTGATAATAAGCAATGGGATTTGAGTAGTTTTGTGGATGTAATACTCGGTCAACCCACAGTTGGAACTGTTGTTAAAATAGAGAATGATGAAGATGATGGTATTTACTCCATCGTCACGGCTCTTAACTTGGGGAGGTATAAGGTAAGAAACTGGCACTTAAAATGATCTACATCCATGCTACACTATAAAATTTGTCAGCATGTCCACCCGGCCTGTGATGTCAAATTTGGCATCTAAGTTTGTAGGAACTCCCAAGTTCCCTTTTTGTTTACCAGTGCTAAATGCTCATATCTCAGTACGGGATTTCTTAATGCTGTTAGTATTTTACTCCTTGAGTTCTTGCATATTTACTGTTTATCTGGCTATGATTGTCTAAAATAGGATCTAGAGTGCATAGCGGACCTGAAAAAGTTCCTGCTCAATGCATGCCACCAGAAGGATGTTTACTCTAAATTGAGCTTATTTCTCGGAGACCAAGCCAAGGATGTTGGTCTATTGGTCTCTCAGCGTGTTGTGAATCTTCCTCCCCAGCTTTTGCCACACCTTTATGATGCACTTTTTGATGAAGTCTCTTGGGCTACAGAAGATGAGGTTAGATGAGAGAATATTAGATGGATGAGCTTGAATTAATTTCACATGCTCATATTGTTTTGACTTTTGCGTCTGTTGCTTCTCCTCTCGTGAATGTAGCTTTACCTTGTAGTGAAACTTTGTCATTCTTATGTCTTTTTAAGCCTACAGAGGAGCTCCGGAATTCTTTCTGCTTCAAGTTTTACCTGGTAATCAGTAAAATTTACAAGGTAATGATCACCTTTTTGGTATTTGAGTATGGTTATATTACATTCTAGTAGACTTTGAACTGTCTGCTGCTTTATGGATTTTCTTATAGCATAAGAATGCGGTCAAGCAAAATGGGCCAAGTGGCGATCAAACTGTTGTATACATTAAGGCAGAAGACGAAATCTTTCTCGAGGTACCAGCTTTTTCTTTTAAATATATTTCTTTTTGCCTTTTTGCTGCAACATCTCTGACTCTTCCTTTAAATGCTTCATCAGTTAAGCTCTTGGTCCTTAAGTTTTCCTTTGCATACACAGCTGGTTAGGACTGACGAGGCAAGTGTTTTTCTCATAATATCAAAGCTTTTATGTATTTTATAATGGCAGTTTATATTTATAGTCTATATGTGTTGATATCCTGCAACTCCGTAAACTCTCTATAGTGGAGAAAATACAAAAGTATATACTCCAATGCAATATTTTACTCATATATGTTCTAGTATCATTCAATTGGGATAGAGGCTAGATAAATTGAAGGTTCTGCTGCATCTCTGTATTACTCTCTTTCTGAGAATGATAGTTTGCCCTTTGTAGTAATAATTCTTTTCAGTGCTCAAAAACCATTGCCTTGAACTGTGAAAATTTAATTGTTAACTATTTATTGGAAACCCATGCGAGCCGTGCTTGGCTTTTTTTCACTAAAATAAACTTTTGTGGAGCATCATGTTTTTAGAAAGCTAACCTTTTATGAAAGGGTACAGAATTCTTATGGACTAGACAGGAAAGGTGGACATTCATTTGAATCAAAGGTAGTCTGGTCATACCTTTCTGTAACAACATGCTATATAATAGCCTTTACTATAAAAGCCAATTTTTTTTATGGAACCAATTTTCAtactatgttataatatatgttctctataaatAGCACTTCGCTATAACAACAAAAAAATTCCGGAACAAATGGGGCTGTTATAGAGATGTTTGACTTGACTGTGTAACTTTTTGTCGTATTTGTGTTGTGACCCCTAGTTTTTCAGGATTGGGGCGATTTCTCTTAAAAAGACAAAATGCTCTTTCCTTTCTTCCATCCGTGGAGGAGTTGATATTCCAAATTTAATGTTGTCGTTCTTCAGTCTGTATAATGTTACTGTTCGTGCGATTACGTTCCTATTGTTATTTCCTATCAGATAACTTTGCGTGAATGAAACACTTATTCCTCTCCTGACATTGCAGCTAAAAGATTATCGGCTTACTGGCTTGGTAATGGCAATAGATGCGACCAAAATCCCTACCTTTCGCCAAAAATTGCACTCTTTAATAGACGAGGCATGATTTGATGAGACATTAGTCCTAATCAGTTCAATTAGACAGATCTTGGAAGTTGTATAGGTTACTACTCCATACCCCTGGCTGGACATGAAGCAGTAATCTGTTTTTGGCAGATAGAGAAAGTATGTGGCGTTATATACTTGATCTCAACTTGTTTGAGATT comes from the Nicotiana sylvestris chromosome 4, ASM39365v2, whole genome shotgun sequence genome and includes:
- the LOC104226529 gene encoding protein BCCIP homolog — encoded protein: MPRKPARHCRSARCLPLSFSPFARSVAQIASNNKVTHKVPNSRFPESNLPSSSGKRMEKRRLVDKSENSGSSDYEESDGTVQADFEFFDPKPSDFHGVKILLQTYLDNKQWDLSSFVDVILGQPTVGTVVKIENDEDDGIYSIVTALNLGRYKDLECIADLKKFLLNACHQKDVYSKLSLFLGDQAKDVGLLVSQRVVNLPPQLLPHLYDALFDEVSWATEDEPTEELRNSFCFKFYLVISKIYKHKNAVKQNGPSGDQTVVYIKAEDEIFLELSSWSLSFPLHTQLVRTDELKDYRLTGLVMAIDATKIPTFRQKLHSLIDEA